A region of Pueribacillus theae DNA encodes the following proteins:
- a CDS encoding ArsR/SmtB family transcription factor has product MEKTVLKLEKATSVLKLLGDKTRLTMIGLMSHHECCVCEFVEVFDMSQPSISQHLRKLRDAELVKERRKGQWIFYSLNKESEAYPLIEALLTHIPDQKEKLEALEAEGKRITCG; this is encoded by the coding sequence ATGGAGAAAACCGTTTTAAAACTCGAAAAGGCCACTAGTGTGTTAAAGCTTTTAGGGGATAAAACTAGGCTTACGATGATAGGGCTCATGTCTCATCATGAATGTTGTGTTTGTGAGTTTGTTGAAGTTTTTGATATGAGTCAGCCTTCCATCAGCCAACATCTTCGAAAGCTTCGTGATGCGGAGTTGGTGAAAGAAAGAAGAAAAGGTCAATGGATTTTCTATTCACTGAACAAAGAAAGTGAAGCATATCCGTTGATAGAAGCGTTATTAACACATATTCCGGATCAAAAAGAAAAGTTGGAGGCATTAGAAGCTGAAGGTAAACGAATTACTTGTGGTTAG